From the Polaribacter tangerinus genome, the window AGGCTTCCTCTAGCGCCGTTGCCGAACTAGTTTTTGCTCATTTATTTGGAATGGCACGTTTTTTACATTCATCTAACAGAGAAATGCCTTTAGAAGGAGATTCTAGATTTAAAGAATTAAAAAAAGCCTATTCTAACGGAATTGAATTAAGAGGAAAAACGCTCGGTATTATAGGTTTTGGTAGAATAGGACAAGAAGTAGCAAAAATAGGATTGGCAATAGGTATGAAAGTAATTGCAACAGATGCGCAAATAACTGCAGCACCAATTTCAATAGCATTTTATAACGGACAAAAAATTACTTTTAATATTGAAACTATAGAGAAAGATGAACTTTTAAAAGAAGCCGATTTTATCTCGTTACACGTTCCTGCACAAGAAGATTATATAATTACCAAAGACGAGTTTGATAAAATGAAAGATGGTGTTGGTATAGTAAATACTGCCAGAGGTGGTATTTTACAAGAAGTAGATTTGGTAAATGCTATAGAAAGTGGTAAAGTACAGTTTGCTGGTTTAGATGTTTTCGAAACCGAACCCTCTCCTGCAGTACAACTATTAATGAACCCAGAGTTGTCTTTAACGCCACATATTGGTGCTGCCACCAAAGAAGCTCAAGATAGAATTGGTATTGAACTTGCGAAACAAATTATTGCGCTTTTAAAAAACTAATTTTAATTTTTCTATGATGATTAAAAAAAACTTGTCTGTTATCGAAAAAGAATTGCCAAAACACGTTACACTTGTTGCCGTTTCCAAAACAAAACCTGCCTCAGATATCTTAGAAGCTTATAATGCTGGACAAAAAGTGTTCGGTGAAAATAAGATTCAGGAAATGGTAGAAAAATACAATGCACTACCAAAAGATATTCAATGGCATATGATTGGCCACTTGCAAAGTAATAAAGTGAAGTATATGGCACATTTTGTTCATTTAATTCATGGAGTAGACAAGTTTAAAACATTAAAGGAAATTAACAAGCAAGCAAAAAAGCACAATCGAATTATTTCATGCCTACTTCAGGCTAAAATTGCTAAAGAAGATAGCAAATTCGGACTTTCATTTACCGAAATTGAAAACATACTAAATGCCGAAGAATTTGCTGAACTACAAAACATAAAAGTTGTTGGCTTTATGGGAATGGCAACTTTTACAGATAATAAAGAACAATTAGAAAGTGAGTTTTCATCATTAAAAAC encodes:
- a CDS encoding D-2-hydroxyacid dehydrogenase, encoding MKILANDGISESGLVALEKGGFEVLNIKVAQNQLENYINENNIDAILVRSATQVRQELIDACPSLKLIGRGGVGMDNIDVTYAEDQGLHVINTPEASSSAVAELVFAHLFGMARFLHSSNREMPLEGDSRFKELKKAYSNGIELRGKTLGIIGFGRIGQEVAKIGLAIGMKVIATDAQITAAPISIAFYNGQKITFNIETIEKDELLKEADFISLHVPAQEDYIITKDEFDKMKDGVGIVNTARGGILQEVDLVNAIESGKVQFAGLDVFETEPSPAVQLLMNPELSLTPHIGAATKEAQDRIGIELAKQIIALLKN
- a CDS encoding YggS family pyridoxal phosphate-dependent enzyme — translated: MMIKKNLSVIEKELPKHVTLVAVSKTKPASDILEAYNAGQKVFGENKIQEMVEKYNALPKDIQWHMIGHLQSNKVKYMAHFVHLIHGVDKFKTLKEINKQAKKHNRIISCLLQAKIAKEDSKFGLSFTEIENILNAEEFAELQNIKVVGFMGMATFTDNKEQLESEFSSLKTFFNKQQKRISLTNCNLKILSMGMSGDYSLAIENGCNMVRIGSAIFGNRNYNN